In a genomic window of Halobiforma lacisalsi AJ5:
- the glnA gene encoding type I glutamate--ammonia ligase, with protein MANGKLTSAEQDVLDEIEEQDVDFLRLQFTDILGTVKNVAVPARQAEKAFTEGIYFDGSSIEGFVRIQESDMRLVPDPETFAVLPWRQDEESAAARMICDVYDTSTGEPFEGDPRYVLRQALERAKEMGYEVNFAPEPEFFMFEEDEEGRATTETADHGGYFDLAPKDLASDVRRDIIYGLEDMGFEIEASHHEVARGQYEINFEYDDALATADNVATFRTVVRAIAAQHDLHATFMPKPIPKINGSGMHTHMSLMEAGGENAFHDEDDEFDLSDTARSYLAGILEHAPAITAVANPTVNSYKRLVPGYEAPVYVAWSDRNRSALVRKPAARVPAASRIELRSPDPSCNPYLAFAVMIHAGLDGIENDLECPEPIRENIYEFDEETREEYGIDTLPSNLGQAVDALEEDEVVYDALGDHVAPKFVEAKSQEFEEYLVDVSEWELDRYLETF; from the coding sequence ATGGCAAACGGAAAACTGACTTCGGCGGAACAGGACGTACTGGACGAAATCGAAGAGCAAGACGTCGACTTCCTTCGGTTACAGTTCACCGACATCCTGGGAACGGTGAAAAACGTCGCCGTCCCCGCCCGCCAGGCGGAGAAGGCGTTCACCGAGGGGATCTACTTCGACGGCTCGTCGATCGAAGGGTTCGTCCGCATCCAGGAATCGGACATGCGTCTGGTTCCCGACCCGGAGACGTTCGCCGTCCTCCCGTGGCGCCAGGACGAGGAGAGCGCCGCGGCCCGGATGATCTGTGACGTCTACGACACCTCGACCGGCGAGCCGTTCGAGGGCGACCCACGGTACGTACTCCGCCAGGCCCTCGAGCGGGCCAAGGAGATGGGGTACGAAGTCAACTTCGCGCCCGAACCGGAGTTCTTCATGTTCGAGGAGGACGAGGAGGGACGGGCGACGACCGAGACCGCCGACCACGGCGGCTACTTCGATCTCGCGCCGAAAGACCTCGCGAGCGACGTCCGCCGGGACATCATCTACGGCCTCGAGGACATGGGCTTCGAGATCGAAGCCAGCCACCACGAGGTCGCCCGCGGCCAGTACGAGATCAACTTCGAGTACGACGACGCGCTGGCGACGGCGGACAACGTCGCCACCTTCCGCACCGTCGTCCGCGCTATCGCGGCCCAGCACGACCTTCACGCGACGTTCATGCCCAAGCCGATCCCGAAGATCAACGGCTCGGGGATGCACACCCACATGTCGCTGATGGAGGCCGGCGGCGAGAACGCCTTCCACGACGAGGACGACGAGTTCGACCTGAGCGACACCGCACGGTCGTACCTCGCCGGCATCCTCGAGCACGCGCCGGCGATTACGGCGGTCGCGAACCCCACTGTGAACAGCTACAAGCGCCTGGTGCCCGGCTACGAGGCACCGGTGTACGTCGCCTGGTCCGACCGCAACCGGTCGGCCCTGGTCCGCAAGCCTGCGGCCCGCGTCCCGGCCGCCTCGCGCATCGAACTGCGCTCGCCCGACCCGTCGTGTAACCCCTACCTCGCGTTCGCCGTCATGATCCACGCCGGCCTCGACGGCATCGAGAACGACCTCGAGTGCCCCGAACCGATCCGGGAGAACATCTACGAGTTCGACGAGGAGACCCGCGAGGAGTACGGTATCGACACGCTGCCGTCGAACCTCGGCCAGGCGGTCGACGCCCTCGAGGAGGACGAAGTCGTCTACGACGCGCTTGGCGACCACGTCGCGCCGAAGTTCGTCGAAGCGAAGAGCCAGGAGTTCGAGGAGTACCTGGTCGACGTTTCCGAGTGGGAACTCGACCGCTACCTCGAGACGTTCTAA
- a CDS encoding thioredoxin family protein, producing the protein MTDPRTRPQRLEDADELDAFVANHDVALVELFTSGCPKCQAMEPVLGNVARSTGVPVGLVNLGDDPRLVERFEVQSVPALVVFRDGERVAHLADGFVGGDELTSFLADHAPDAVDGASTV; encoded by the coding sequence ATGACCGACCCCAGGACCAGACCACAGCGACTCGAGGACGCCGACGAACTCGACGCGTTCGTCGCGAACCACGACGTCGCGCTCGTCGAACTGTTCACGAGCGGCTGTCCGAAGTGCCAGGCGATGGAGCCGGTACTCGGCAACGTCGCCCGTTCGACGGGCGTCCCCGTCGGCCTCGTCAACCTCGGCGACGACCCGCGGCTCGTCGAGCGATTCGAGGTCCAGTCCGTGCCTGCCCTCGTCGTATTCCGCGACGGGGAACGTGTCGCCCACCTGGCCGACGGCTTCGTCGGCGGCGACGAACTCACCTCGTTTCTCGCGGACCACGCCCCGGACGCGGTCGACGGGGCGAGTACAGTCTAA
- a CDS encoding ribonuclease H-like domain-containing protein, producing MTTRGGATLLAVRCETLAERGDPALSDALEYFDPDLVYVLREEFDPRIASRFRRTFDGPVVRADDPRRDGWRVEAVAGIRFLFADAPEQLTDSADDPPADVDYVVCDAIETRTDAVSLEVDLAGRAAIAAYRARVADERAGDGGPTVLTGALEATYDHVWTATVDGSRVRLPVRGVGPIRRAAAAELACLACRPDGSVAVSSVPADRFGLTALEGVGPETADRLRAAGYDDREAVSDAALADLRSVHGIGTATAETIRGSARAVAEGRVVRRTGESVPPAEGTPLFVDIETDGLHPTVIPLIGVYDPDRDAYVDFVDRDPSRDDPGRATREFVDWLAAEYDRPALVAWNGHEFDFPNLERFVAKFAPTFREYWREHVSTYDPYDWAVRRDNAVLPGRTNRLGDVAAALDCDCGPEVAAIDGRTLGTRIRRLLEADGDGTADGSDAVGVDWTRARRYCEADVRELAAVYDAIAAAEPTDESHDERETTQTGLTDF from the coding sequence GTGACGACTCGAGGCGGCGCGACCCTGCTCGCCGTTCGCTGCGAGACCCTCGCCGAGCGGGGCGACCCGGCGCTGTCGGACGCCCTCGAGTATTTCGACCCCGACCTCGTCTACGTGCTCCGAGAAGAGTTCGACCCACGGATCGCGAGCCGGTTCCGGCGCACGTTCGACGGCCCCGTCGTCCGCGCCGACGACCCTCGGCGGGACGGCTGGAGAGTGGAGGCCGTCGCCGGGATCCGCTTTCTCTTCGCGGACGCTCCCGAGCAGTTGACGGACTCTGCGGACGACCCGCCAGCGGACGTCGACTACGTCGTCTGTGACGCCATCGAGACTCGCACGGACGCCGTCTCGCTCGAGGTCGACCTCGCTGGGCGGGCGGCGATCGCGGCGTACCGAGCACGGGTAGCGGACGAGCGGGCGGGCGACGGCGGTCCGACCGTCCTCACCGGCGCGCTCGAGGCAACCTACGACCACGTGTGGACGGCGACGGTCGACGGGAGCCGTGTGCGCCTCCCGGTCCGCGGCGTCGGCCCGATCCGTCGTGCCGCGGCCGCCGAACTCGCCTGCCTCGCCTGCCGTCCGGACGGGTCGGTCGCGGTCTCGTCCGTTCCGGCCGACCGGTTCGGCCTGACGGCCCTCGAGGGCGTCGGTCCCGAAACGGCCGATCGACTCAGAGCAGCGGGGTACGACGACCGAGAGGCGGTCTCCGACGCCGCGCTCGCGGACCTCCGATCGGTCCACGGGATCGGGACTGCGACGGCCGAGACGATCCGCGGGAGCGCACGGGCCGTCGCCGAGGGCCGAGTCGTACGCCGCACCGGGGAGTCGGTCCCGCCCGCCGAGGGCACGCCGCTGTTCGTCGACATCGAAACCGATGGGCTCCACCCGACGGTGATCCCCCTGATCGGCGTCTACGACCCCGACCGCGACGCCTACGTCGACTTCGTCGACCGCGATCCCTCGCGGGACGACCCCGGCCGCGCGACCCGCGAGTTCGTCGACTGGCTGGCCGCCGAGTACGACCGGCCCGCGCTGGTCGCCTGGAACGGTCACGAGTTCGACTTCCCCAACCTCGAGCGGTTCGTCGCGAAATTCGCGCCCACGTTCCGGGAGTACTGGCGCGAGCACGTCTCGACGTACGACCCCTACGACTGGGCGGTCCGGCGCGACAACGCCGTCCTGCCGGGGCGAACGAACCGCCTCGGCGACGTGGCCGCGGCGCTGGACTGCGACTGCGGCCCCGAGGTCGCAGCGATCGACGGCCGAACGCTGGGGACACGGATCCGTCGGCTGCTCGAGGCCGACGGTGACGGAACTGCGGACGGTTCCGATGCCGTCGGCGTCGACTGGACCCGCGCCCGCCGCTACTGCGAGGCCGACGTTCGGGAACTGGCGGCTGTGTACGACGCCATCGCAGCAGCGGAACCGACGGACGAATCGCACGACGAGCGGGAGACGACCCAGACCGGACTCACCGACTTCTGA
- a CDS encoding DEAD/DEAH box helicase → MDDRTDATDLALTPANLRDSYPTDRYRGQIRERITIPTRSADHVPPDDVLPATLAARLPVDLWSHQAEALEALADGENVCVSTSTSSGKTYVYGLEIARRALENPDVRALLVYPTKALSRDQRRELAELFDDLGLDLTVGVYDGDTDPGDKARIREEANVVITNVAGLNQYLEGHHRWAGFHANCELVVVDEAHSWTGVSGMHAAWILRRARRVIDWYGGDPQYVLTSATIGNPGEHAAALTGEPATVIDGDGSPRGRRHLVFWEPPERSGDDGEIPSKRPATVEAPELWAHCCYHGVPSLLFCDSRKATELAVDRATDFVENPTFPYAGSVALEPYNAGHGKRARRETERRLKSGDLDGVATTSALEVGIDVGGIDGTLLMGYPGSRSSFWQRIGRAGRGTRDALSVFVPDQATLDGYVSRHPEYLLENDPEDAVVDLENHPVFLQHLRCAAQELPVTRDDADTFGGRDRLERAVAYGRKTGDLEGSLAGGVTYARRDRPQDDISLYATGGTTFDVRVAGEGSIDHEPIGEARAYRDYHEGATVLHRGDRYEVRELRADRPQPSVELEPVDVDYYTQSQRRVAIHDTEVRESRAVEAAAENGFQLNRGYGTVTVRYPTYTKRDVETGEVLETGLETGTLPVEMRTQLCWAEVPTGVERAVTETHSDYRNEECVDLPPRLHGYLGGIHAIEHAMIGVAPLELTVDSNDLGGLATNRLPDAPDTSGWFIYDGVEGGLGFSRRIYEEFEDVARRARELIVDCDCGRDEGCPACLMSDRCGNDNRPLYGPAATDVIDALLGERGAELADLEPTAASEETSESEEERRRPPASVS, encoded by the coding sequence ATGGACGACCGCACTGACGCCACCGATCTCGCGCTCACTCCAGCGAACCTCCGGGACAGCTACCCGACCGACCGCTATCGCGGCCAGATCCGCGAGCGGATCACGATCCCCACACGGTCGGCCGATCACGTCCCGCCCGACGACGTCCTCCCCGCGACGCTCGCCGCGCGGCTCCCCGTCGACCTCTGGAGCCACCAGGCCGAGGCCCTCGAGGCGCTCGCCGATGGCGAGAACGTCTGCGTCTCGACGTCCACCTCGTCGGGGAAGACCTACGTTTACGGGCTCGAGATCGCCCGTCGCGCCCTCGAGAACCCGGACGTCCGCGCGTTGCTCGTCTACCCGACCAAGGCGCTCAGCCGCGACCAGCGGCGAGAACTCGCGGAGTTGTTCGACGACCTCGGACTGGACCTGACCGTCGGCGTCTACGACGGCGACACCGACCCCGGCGACAAGGCCCGCATCCGCGAGGAGGCGAACGTCGTCATCACGAACGTCGCAGGGCTGAACCAGTACCTCGAGGGTCACCACCGCTGGGCCGGGTTCCACGCGAACTGCGAACTGGTGGTCGTCGACGAAGCCCACTCCTGGACGGGGGTGAGCGGTATGCACGCGGCCTGGATTCTCCGACGGGCCCGGCGCGTGATCGACTGGTACGGCGGCGATCCCCAGTACGTCCTGACCAGCGCGACGATCGGCAACCCCGGCGAGCACGCCGCGGCGCTGACCGGCGAACCGGCGACGGTGATCGACGGGGACGGCTCCCCGAGGGGTCGCCGGCACCTCGTGTTCTGGGAGCCGCCCGAGCGAAGCGGGGACGACGGGGAGATCCCCAGCAAGCGGCCCGCGACCGTCGAAGCGCCGGAGCTGTGGGCCCACTGCTGTTACCACGGCGTCCCCTCGCTGCTGTTTTGCGACTCGCGGAAGGCGACCGAACTGGCCGTCGACCGGGCGACTGACTTCGTCGAGAACCCGACGTTTCCCTACGCCGGGAGCGTCGCCCTCGAGCCGTACAACGCGGGCCACGGCAAACGCGCGCGGCGCGAGACCGAACGCCGGCTGAAGTCCGGCGACCTCGACGGGGTCGCGACCACCAGCGCCCTCGAGGTCGGGATCGACGTCGGCGGGATCGACGGGACCCTGCTCATGGGCTATCCCGGCTCGCGGAGTTCCTTCTGGCAGCGGATCGGCCGCGCCGGACGCGGAACCCGGGACGCCCTGTCGGTCTTCGTCCCCGATCAGGCTACCCTCGACGGCTACGTCAGCCGCCATCCCGAGTACCTCCTCGAGAACGACCCCGAGGACGCCGTCGTCGACCTCGAGAACCACCCGGTCTTCCTGCAACACCTCCGCTGTGCGGCCCAGGAGTTGCCGGTCACCCGCGACGACGCGGACACCTTCGGCGGACGCGACCGCCTCGAGCGGGCCGTCGCGTACGGACGCAAGACGGGCGACCTCGAGGGATCGCTCGCCGGCGGGGTAACCTACGCCCGGCGGGACCGCCCCCAGGACGATATCAGCCTCTACGCCACCGGCGGTACGACGTTCGACGTCCGCGTGGCCGGCGAGGGATCGATCGACCACGAACCGATCGGCGAAGCCCGCGCGTACCGTGACTACCACGAGGGTGCGACGGTGCTCCACCGGGGCGACCGGTACGAGGTGCGCGAACTCCGAGCCGATCGACCGCAGCCGTCCGTCGAACTCGAGCCGGTCGACGTCGATTACTACACCCAGTCCCAGCGGCGGGTGGCGATCCACGACACCGAGGTCCGCGAGTCGCGGGCGGTCGAGGCCGCCGCCGAAAACGGGTTCCAACTCAACAGGGGCTACGGCACTGTCACCGTCCGCTACCCCACATACACCAAACGCGACGTCGAAACCGGCGAGGTACTCGAGACCGGCCTCGAGACTGGCACCCTGCCGGTCGAGATGCGAACCCAACTGTGCTGGGCGGAGGTGCCGACCGGGGTCGAACGGGCGGTGACCGAGACCCACTCCGACTATCGCAACGAGGAGTGCGTCGACCTCCCGCCGCGGCTGCACGGCTATCTCGGCGGCATCCACGCGATCGAACACGCCATGATCGGCGTCGCGCCCCTCGAGTTGACCGTCGACTCGAACGACCTCGGCGGGCTCGCGACGAACCGACTGCCCGACGCGCCGGACACCAGCGGCTGGTTCATCTACGACGGCGTCGAGGGCGGACTGGGGTTCTCCCGGCGGATCTACGAGGAGTTCGAGGACGTCGCCCGCCGCGCTCGAGAGCTGATCGTCGACTGCGACTGCGGCCGCGACGAGGGATGTCCGGCCTGTCTCATGAGTGACCGCTGTGGGAACGACAACCGGCCGCTGTACGGCCCCGCAGCGACCGACGTGATCGACGCCCTGCTCGGCGAACGCGGGGCGGAGCTGGCCGATCTCGAGCCGACGGCCGCCTCGGAGGAGACGAGCGAGAGCGAAGAGGAGCGGCGTCGGCCGCCGGCGTCGGTCTCCTGA
- a CDS encoding cupin domain-containing protein — translation MTAKEHREPNRVLDFGEFPGRWEITRSTEDTNGELLEMRFEIESVPEEGPFVHTHPHAEERYEVRSGVLEVYVDGDWTDVSAGEEHTVAPGTPHTFRNKTPVELINVHEPALRHEEFSGGSIASLRSEACRSLRMASTTSYCWRC, via the coding sequence ATGACGGCCAAAGAACACAGGGAACCGAACCGCGTGCTCGATTTCGGGGAGTTTCCCGGCCGCTGGGAGATCACGCGTTCGACGGAGGACACGAACGGCGAGCTACTGGAGATGCGATTCGAGATCGAGTCCGTCCCCGAGGAGGGGCCGTTCGTCCATACGCATCCACACGCCGAAGAGCGCTATGAAGTGCGCTCCGGCGTGCTGGAAGTGTACGTAGACGGGGATTGGACGGACGTGTCGGCCGGTGAAGAACACACGGTTGCGCCAGGAACGCCGCACACCTTCAGGAACAAGACGCCCGTGGAACTCATCAACGTCCACGAGCCCGCGTTACGGCACGAGGAGTTCTCCGGCGGTTCCATCGCCTCGTTACGGAGCGAGGCGTGTCGTTCCCTCCGGATGGCTTCGACGACGTCGTACTGTTGGCGATGCTGA
- a CDS encoding CbtB domain-containing protein: MTATNDTVHDRIETARTDLTPMQLATILVFAAAIGFTLLFLQEPIAHDAMHNFRHGAGITCH; this comes from the coding sequence ATGACAGCGACGAACGATACCGTTCACGATCGAATCGAAACGGCCCGGACGGATCTCACACCGATGCAACTAGCGACGATTCTCGTCTTCGCGGCCGCGATCGGATTCACGCTCCTGTTCCTGCAGGAACCGATCGCTCACGACGCGATGCACAACTTCCGCCACGGTGCCGGGATCACCTGCCACTGA
- a CDS encoding CbtA family protein: MLVNYLQRGVVAGAIAGLLYGVYMAVVANPLIEYMETVSHHAGEHDHGHAADPAHAHAVSEATTEVVSVGSGVLWGIFLGGLFALGFYFLEPALPGAERVSAYVLAGAGFLTVSVTPWLVLPPATPGAEQSLGPNPRLVIYAGLMALGAVVAATAILGYDRTTARTGNRYYGVAAAAVPVVATVAILPTVTPTITTAGTMPAELVTAFRGLTVLSQAAVWAIVAGSFSWLTDHVESTDGTAALEDDHSVAA; encoded by the coding sequence ATGTTGGTCAACTACCTCCAGCGAGGTGTCGTCGCGGGGGCTATCGCAGGCCTCCTCTACGGAGTTTACATGGCCGTCGTGGCGAACCCCTTGATCGAGTATATGGAAACCGTGTCCCACCACGCCGGAGAACACGATCACGGGCACGCGGCCGATCCCGCACACGCCCACGCAGTCAGCGAGGCCACGACGGAGGTCGTCAGCGTCGGCAGCGGGGTGCTCTGGGGAATCTTCCTGGGGGGCCTGTTCGCGCTTGGGTTCTACTTCCTCGAGCCGGCACTACCTGGGGCGGAGCGTGTCTCCGCGTACGTACTCGCGGGTGCTGGATTCCTGACCGTCTCCGTGACCCCGTGGCTGGTCCTCCCGCCGGCGACACCGGGAGCCGAACAGTCGCTCGGGCCGAACCCACGGCTCGTGATCTATGCCGGGCTGATGGCCCTCGGTGCCGTCGTCGCGGCCACGGCGATCCTCGGTTACGACCGAACGACGGCGCGAACCGGGAACCGGTACTACGGCGTCGCCGCCGCAGCAGTGCCGGTGGTCGCAACCGTCGCGATCCTCCCTACGGTAACGCCGACGATTACGACCGCCGGCACGATGCCGGCCGAGCTCGTCACCGCCTTCAGAGGGCTCACCGTCCTGAGTCAGGCCGCCGTCTGGGCGATCGTGGCGGGGAGTTTCTCGTGGCTCACCGACCACGTGGAATCGACCGACGGAACGGCCGCCCTCGAGGACGACCACTCAGTGGCGGCATGA
- a CDS encoding (2Fe-2S) ferredoxin domain-containing protein — MNRRTEQQRDRIGAQVLVCTNDRDSEYACCADVGADEVVAAVKSWLRDRNAFWSPIAVIETACLGLCSEDGTAIAIQPRDEWYSDVTPADVPDLLEREFGPEAESIDERAVGGGVP; from the coding sequence ATGAACAGACGCACCGAGCAACAGCGCGATCGAATCGGGGCACAGGTGCTTGTCTGTACGAACGATCGCGACTCGGAGTACGCCTGCTGTGCGGACGTCGGTGCCGACGAGGTCGTCGCGGCGGTCAAGTCGTGGCTCCGCGACCGGAACGCTTTCTGGTCGCCGATCGCCGTCATCGAGACAGCGTGTCTCGGCCTCTGTAGTGAGGACGGAACGGCGATCGCGATCCAGCCCCGCGACGAGTGGTACTCCGACGTGACGCCTGCGGACGTCCCCGACCTGCTCGAGCGGGAGTTCGGTCCCGAGGCCGAGTCGATCGACGAGCGTGCCGTCGGCGGAGGCGTCCCGTAG
- a CDS encoding ATP-binding protein yields MSFQKHLLEALGPRRIIAVLGGLYVVLAVGRGFVRFTRDVPPGNILVVTLLIAFPGFGLIYGSYWLSHTDIGSKFYSDIARWCLIGFGAMAIILLLYHLQPEGGISTPATSPPILTALSTVAGFGVGIHDAQAKTRTDQLEQRNRELEETQVELEETVDELEDANERLERYREYTDHVLDAIDDIFYVLDDAGSLRRWNESLCEVTGYSEAEISSMTAVDFFDDDEHPLIAETIADGFETGSIQLEAELLTKEGEPIPYEFVASTVENPDNESVLAGIGRDITERKEWERELENRVKQQEVVAEIGQLALERDDLDEVMAEAAQQVAAALHNEYCMVLDFDSSREELQLRQGVGWDDEGTVDVSISTDETDSQAAYTLANDHPVVVENFETETRFSGSELLTSHDIRSGISTLIGTTDDPWGLIAAYDTNPQTFTEEDVTFVQSVATILADAIERNQYQNDLEQLVADLEESNERLEQFAYAASHDLQEPLRMVSSYLQLIERRYGDELDEDGEEFLEFAVDGADRMRSMIDGLLQYSRVETQGSEFEPVDLENVLDDVREDLRMKIEESDAKITAESLPRVTGDEEQLRQVFQNLLSNAIKYSGEGPPKVHISAGRNGTDWTVSVSDNGIGIDPKDQDRIFEVFEGLHAADDYTGTGIGLAVCERIIERHGGEIWVESEPGEGSTFSVTLPAVTDRFEEYAVE; encoded by the coding sequence GTGAGTTTTCAGAAACATCTTCTCGAGGCCCTCGGCCCGAGACGGATCATCGCAGTTCTCGGCGGGCTGTATGTCGTACTCGCTGTCGGACGGGGGTTTGTCCGGTTTACTCGAGATGTACCGCCTGGCAACATCCTTGTCGTAACCCTATTGATTGCTTTTCCCGGGTTCGGTCTCATATACGGTAGCTACTGGCTCTCTCACACTGATATCGGATCGAAGTTCTACTCTGATATCGCTCGCTGGTGTCTGATTGGATTCGGTGCAATGGCAATCATCCTCCTTCTCTACCATCTCCAGCCGGAAGGCGGAATCTCCACGCCAGCAACATCTCCACCGATCCTGACGGCGCTTAGCACTGTTGCAGGGTTCGGAGTAGGGATTCACGATGCCCAAGCGAAGACGCGAACAGATCAGCTCGAGCAACGTAATCGGGAACTGGAAGAAACACAGGTAGAACTCGAGGAGACGGTGGACGAACTCGAAGACGCGAACGAACGCCTCGAGCGCTACAGAGAGTACACGGATCACGTGCTGGATGCGATCGATGATATCTTCTATGTGCTTGACGACGCGGGCTCGCTTCGACGGTGGAACGAAAGTCTCTGTGAGGTAACAGGCTATTCGGAGGCCGAAATTTCGTCGATGACGGCGGTCGATTTTTTCGATGACGATGAGCACCCGTTGATAGCGGAGACGATCGCGGACGGATTCGAAACGGGCAGTATTCAGCTTGAAGCAGAGCTACTCACCAAGGAAGGAGAGCCTATTCCGTACGAATTTGTCGCGTCAACGGTCGAAAATCCCGATAACGAGAGCGTGCTGGCGGGCATTGGACGAGATATCACCGAACGGAAAGAATGGGAACGTGAACTCGAGAATCGAGTCAAACAGCAGGAAGTGGTGGCAGAGATCGGGCAACTCGCGCTTGAACGGGATGATCTCGACGAAGTGATGGCTGAAGCGGCCCAGCAGGTAGCAGCGGCTCTTCACAACGAGTACTGCATGGTACTCGATTTTGATTCTTCCCGTGAAGAACTCCAGCTTCGACAAGGTGTTGGTTGGGACGACGAAGGAACTGTGGACGTATCGATCTCGACTGATGAGACGGATTCTCAGGCTGCATATACATTGGCGAACGATCATCCAGTCGTCGTCGAAAATTTCGAGACAGAAACACGATTTAGCGGCTCTGAACTGCTGACGAGCCACGATATTCGCAGTGGTATTAGTACGCTTATCGGGACGACCGACGATCCATGGGGTCTCATCGCCGCGTACGATACGAATCCGCAGACGTTCACCGAGGAGGACGTCACGTTCGTCCAGAGCGTGGCGACGATTCTCGCAGATGCGATCGAACGGAATCAATATCAAAACGATCTCGAACAGCTGGTAGCTGACCTGGAGGAGTCCAACGAACGTCTCGAACAGTTCGCGTACGCAGCGTCACACGACTTGCAAGAGCCGCTGCGGATGGTTTCCAGCTATCTCCAGTTGATCGAGCGTCGCTACGGTGATGAACTCGATGAGGACGGCGAGGAGTTCCTCGAATTCGCCGTGGATGGCGCTGATCGGATGCGATCGATGATCGACGGCCTGCTCCAGTACTCACGGGTCGAAACACAGGGAAGCGAATTCGAGCCAGTGGATCTCGAGAACGTTCTCGACGACGTCCGTGAGGATCTACGGATGAAAATCGAGGAGAGCGATGCCAAGATCACCGCGGAGTCGCTTCCCCGGGTCACCGGAGATGAGGAGCAGTTACGGCAGGTATTCCAGAATCTCCTCTCCAACGCGATCAAATACAGTGGTGAGGGGCCACCCAAGGTGCATATCTCCGCTGGACGGAACGGGACGGACTGGACAGTCTCAGTCTCTGACAACGGAATCGGTATCGATCCGAAGGATCAGGACCGGATTTTCGAGGTCTTCGAGGGGTTACACGCCGCCGATGACTATACGGGTACGGGGATCGGTCTTGCAGTCTGTGAACGGATCATCGAACGACACGGTGGAGAAATCTGGGTCGAATCCGAACCCGGTGAAGGATCGACGTTCTCGGTCACGCTGCCGGCAGTCACCGATCGGTTCGAAGAGTACGCGGTAGAATAA
- a CDS encoding PGF-CTERM sorting domain-containing protein: MRSAFSDRAQSTLATALFVGLVAVVFAGIVAIGAVAGAPAPDSSADDGASLPAAAQVQDGVSEEEYVEEVPEEGDPYFEAAANDGSWISYINPRDEYRSPYLGDGSGKMCATLLNENGDPVVGESVPDATVTVPTGDSLEWHDGADPFTVEYPLTENYERPLDADQFGTNESLPQGSGYLDSHCIEFHGLPEDGTIEYGEAQIEGEDAEDIELVGYIQRAHDTWETDIDPLEAAEPYEQAGGWTYHEGGSHGQAVVVLQLDGDIDEDGSNGAGDGNDGSNGGDNDEDTDTSTGTDDGDGDESDTDDESTPANAEADDVPGFGPLVAVVALASALLARRVTG; encoded by the coding sequence ATGAGATCGGCCTTCTCCGATCGCGCGCAGTCGACCCTCGCGACGGCGCTTTTCGTGGGTCTCGTCGCTGTCGTTTTCGCAGGCATCGTCGCGATCGGTGCCGTCGCCGGCGCACCGGCACCCGACTCGAGCGCGGACGACGGGGCGTCGCTCCCGGCCGCGGCCCAGGTGCAAGACGGCGTCAGCGAGGAGGAGTACGTCGAAGAAGTCCCCGAGGAGGGCGACCCGTACTTCGAGGCCGCCGCCAACGACGGCAGCTGGATCAGCTACATCAACCCGCGCGACGAGTACCGCAGCCCGTATCTCGGCGACGGCTCCGGGAAGATGTGTGCCACGCTGCTGAACGAGAACGGCGACCCCGTCGTCGGCGAGAGCGTCCCGGACGCGACGGTGACGGTCCCGACGGGCGACTCCCTCGAGTGGCACGACGGAGCCGACCCGTTCACGGTCGAGTACCCGCTGACCGAGAACTACGAGCGGCCGCTCGACGCCGACCAGTTCGGCACGAACGAGAGCCTCCCCCAGGGCAGCGGCTACCTCGATTCGCACTGCATCGAGTTCCACGGCCTGCCGGAAGACGGGACGATCGAGTACGGCGAAGCGCAGATCGAGGGCGAGGACGCGGAAGACATCGAACTCGTCGGGTACATCCAGAGAGCACACGACACCTGGGAGACCGACATCGACCCGCTCGAGGCCGCCGAACCGTACGAGCAAGCGGGCGGATGGACCTACCACGAGGGTGGTTCGCACGGACAGGCGGTCGTCGTACTCCAGCTAGACGGTGACATCGACGAGGACGGGAGCAACGGTGCGGGCGACGGGAACGACGGATCGAACGGCGGTGATAACGACGAAGATACCGACACCAGCACCGGCACCGACGACGGTGACGGCGACGAGAGTGACACCGACGACGAGTCGACCCCCGCGAACGCCGAAGCCGACGACGTGCCCGGATTCGGCCCGCTCGTTGCGGTCGTCGCCCTGGCGTCGGCCCTCCTCGCCCGCCGCGTGACGGGGTGA